The Porphyrobacter sp. HT-58-2 genome segment GTCACGCTCGAACCGCCGCGCGATGCGTCGCATGGCGACCTTGCCACCAATGCCGCGATGGTGCTGGCCAAGGGGGCGGGCATGAACCCGCGCGCGTTGGCTGAGGCGATCACGGCCAAGTTGGCCGCACACCCCGGCATCACCAGCGCCGAGATCGCGGGGCCGGGCTTCATCAACCTGCGCCTCGCACCCGAGGCATGGCTCGCCGAACTGCGCGCCATCGCGCAGCTTGGCGCCGACTATGGCCGTTCGCAGATGGGCGGCGGCACGACCGTCAACGTCGAATATGTTTCGGCCAACCCGACCGGCCCGATGCACATGGGCCATTGCCGCGGGGCGGTCGTGGGCGATGCGCTGGCCGGCCTGCTCGAATTCGCGGGCCACAAGGTCATCAAGGAATACTACGTCAACGACGCAGGCGCGCAGGTCGATGTGCTCGCCCGCTCGGTGCATCTGCGTTATCTTGAGGCGCTGGGGGAAGAGATCACCATCCCGGAAGGTCTCTATCCCGGTGAATATCTGAAGCCCGTCGGACAGGCGCTCGCCGCCGAGTTCGGGGATCAATACGCCGCCGCGCCGGAAGCCGAATGGCTGATCGCGTTCCGCACCCGCGCCGTCGCGGCGATGATGGACATGATCCGCGCGGATCTGGCGACGCTCGGCATCCGGCATGATCTGTTCTCCTCCGAGGCCGAATTGCAGGCATCCGGCAAGGTCGATGCGGCCGAAGCCTGGCTGCGCGCGCATGATCTTGTCTATGACGGCGTGCTCGAAGCGCCCAAGGGCAAGGCCCCGCCCGAGGACTGGGAGCCGGTCGAGCTGCCGCTGTTCCGCTCGACCAGGTTCGGCGATGATCAGGATCGCCCGATCAAGAAGTCGAACGGCGCCTGGACTTATTTTGGCGCGGACCTCGCCTATCACTTCCAGAAAGCCCAGACCGCCGATGCGCTGGTGGACATCTGGGGCGCGGACCATGCCGGGACGGTCAAGCGGATCAAGGCCGCCGTCGCCGCGCTGACCAGTGCGGACGGGGCGGCCCCCAAGCCGTTCGAGGTCAAGCTTGTCCAGATGGTGCAGCTGATGAAGGGCGGCCAGCCGTTCAAGATGTCGAAGCGGGCGGGCAATTTCGTGACGCTGGCGGACGTGGTCGAGATGGTCGGCAAGGACGTGGTGCGCTTCACCATGCTCACCCGCAAGCCCGACGCGCAGATGGATTTCGACTTCGACAAGGTGGTCGAAGCCTCGAAGGACAATCCGGTGTTCTATGTGCAATATGCCCATGCCCGGATCCGCTCGACCTTGCGCAAGGCGGCTGATCTTGGCCTGCCCCCATCTGATGCCGACCTTGCGCGGCTGGGTGCCGAGGAGCTCGCGCTGGTCGCCCGCGCGGCGCAATTCCCGCGCGAGATCGAAGCTGCCGCCCGTGCGCGCGAACCGCACCGGATCGCCTTCTATCTCTATGATCTGGCGGCTGACCTCCATTCCTACTGGAACCTTGGTAATGACCGCCCGGAAAAGCGGTTCATCGTGGAACAGGACGCGGGGCTGACGTCGGCAAGGCTTTTCCTTGCCGCGGCAATCGGGCAAGTGATCAAGGGCGGGCTGGGCGTCCTTGGCGTCGAAGCTGTCGAAAGCATGTAACGCCCGGATTTGGGGGCATGAGGGTATTTGCATGATCGATGCCGAGTATGAGGAACTGAACGACGGCGCCGACGAGGCGTTTGGCGACCAACTCGATCTGGCCGATACGGACAGCCTGCCGTGGCTCGAATCCGATGAGGAGGACGAGGACGCGGGCGGGCTCGACATGATGCAGATCGCCGGGTTCTTCACCGCTCTGGTGGCCTTGCTGGGCGCGGTTGTTGGCGGGGTATGGTATTTCTCCAACCGGGCGGTCGAGGGCAATCTGGTGGCCGATGGCAGCGTGATTGAAGCGCCTGCGGGGCCGATCAAGGAACGCCCGGACGATCCCGGTGGCAAGGAATTTGCCGGTACGGGCAATGTTGCACCCGTGGTGGGCGAGGGCGGATCGCGCCCGGCCGTGGTGGCGGAAAAGCCCGTCCCCGCCGCGAGCGCCGCAGCCACGCCGTCCCCGGCCGCGACCAGACCGGTTCCTGCCGAGACACCTGCCCCCGCTGCGCTGGCCGGGGTCGGTGTTCAGATCGCCGCCTACGGCACCCGCGCCCGCGCTGAACAGGGGTGGAGCGACATAACCCGCCGCACGGACAAGCTTGCGGGTGTGAAATACCGGATTGTCGAAGGCAAAGTCGATATCGGCACGGTCTATCGTCTGCAGGCGGTGGCAGCTGACCGGGCTGCGGCGGAACGGCTTTGTGCCGCGCTCAAGGCCGACGGGCTCGATTGTCAGGTGAAATAGGGGCTTTTTGCTGGGGTGTCGGACTGGGTTTTCCCCGCCCTTGACCCCCTATTGCCCTTGCTAGACCCCCTCCAGGGTGCGACTCTACCCCCATGATTCCGGCGATTTTCGGTCTTTCCGGCCCGCAACTGACGGCCGATGAGCGCGCCTTTTTCCGCGAAGCCGACCCCGCGGGCTACATCCTGTTCGGTCGCAATTGCGAGAATCCGGCACAACTGCGCGCCTTGACGGATGATTTGCGCGCGATCCACGGGCGCGACCGTCTGCTGGTCTCGATCGATCAGGAAGGGGGGCGCGTGGCCCGCCTGCGTCCGCCACATTGGGCGGGCTATCCATGTGCCGAAGTCTTTGCAAAGCTTTATGAAATTGCGCCCGCGAGTGCGATCGAGGCGGCGCGGGCCAATGCCACGGCTATGGGGCTTGAGCTGTCGGCGATGGGGATCACGGTCGATTACCATCCCCCACTCGATCTGAGGGTGCCGGGTGCGCATGACGTGATCGGTGATCGCGCCTTCGGGGCTGATCCGATGCAGGTTGCCGCGCTCGGCCGCGCGGTGCTCGAAGGGCTCGCCGCAGGGGGCGTGACGGGGTGCATCAAGCATATGCCAGGCCATGGCCGCACCGACGTCGATACCCACAAGGCGCTTCCCACGGTGACCGCCTCGGCTGCGGAACTGGAAGATGATCTGGCTCCGTTTCGCACGTTGAATCAGGCGCTTGTCGGCATGACTGGGCACCTTGTCTTCACCGCCTGGGATGACGAGAACCCCGCCACGCTGTCTGAAACGGTGATCCGCGACGTGATCCGGGGGGCCATCGGCTTTGATGGCCTCTTGCTCACCGACGACATCGACATGGAGGCGCTGGGCGGTTCTATCCCGGAACGCTCCGTCCGCGCGCAGGCGGCGGGGTGCGACATCATCCTGAATTGCTGGGCGAAGATGGATGACATGGCGGGCATCTGTGAGGTGCTGACCCCCATGTCCGAGGCAACTGCCGCGCGGCTCGACCGGGCGCTCGCCGGCACGCGCATTGCCCCTGCCATTGACCCGCAAGCCCCCGAGCTGCTGACCAAGCGCGATGCGCTTCTGGCGCTTGCCGAGGCCGCCGCATGAACGCGCCCGATCAGCCCTTCATGTTCCCGCCCGATGCCGGACGACAGGACACGGATGCGCTCTATCTTGAGCTTGAAGGGTGGGAAGGGCCGCTCGATCTGCTGCTCGATCTTGCCCGTCGGCAGAAGGTTGACCTTCGTCAGATTTCGATCCTTGCCTTGGTCGATCAGTACCTCAATTACATCGAGCGGGCCGGCGCGCTGAAGCTGGAACTCGCGGCTGATTACCTCGTGATGGCAGCCTGGCTTGCCTATCTGAAATCTGCCATGCTGCTGCCCAAGGAGGAGCAGGAAGACCCCTCGCCCGAAGAACTCGCTCTTCGCCTGCAACTTCGGTTACAGCGCCTCGGCGCCATGCGCGAGGCGGCAGCGCGGCTGATGGGGCGCGACCGGATCGGGCGGGACGTGTTTCTGAGAGGCGCGCCGGAAGGCCTGCGCACCGACCGCAAGACCGTATGGCGCAGCGATTTGTTCACGCTGATTCAGGCCTATGGGCAGGTCAAGGCCCGCACCGCGCCGCGCATCTACCATGTCGCGAACCGCCCGGTGATGACGCTCGATTCGGCGCTTGAACGGGTATCGGCGATGCTCGGGGTGACGCTCGAATGGATGGAAATCAGGGATTTCCTGCCGCCCCATGCCTCTCCCGAACTGAAACGCTCGGCGCTGGCGTCGTCCTTCGTTGCGGCGCTGGAACTCGCCAAGCGCGGGCGGGCCGAACTGGAGCAGGAGGGCGCTTTTGCTCCCTTGCGCATCCGACGTCTCAAGGACGCCGCAGGACAAGGACTGGGGGCATGAGCGTGGAGGAACCCGGCACGCTCGAACGCGCCGTCGAGGCGACGCTGTTCGCCGCCGAGGAGCCGCTGAGCGTTGACGCGCTTGCCGCCCATCTGGGAGGGCTTGCGG includes the following:
- a CDS encoding segregation and condensation protein A; the encoded protein is MNAPDQPFMFPPDAGRQDTDALYLELEGWEGPLDLLLDLARRQKVDLRQISILALVDQYLNYIERAGALKLELAADYLVMAAWLAYLKSAMLLPKEEQEDPSPEELALRLQLRLQRLGAMREAAARLMGRDRIGRDVFLRGAPEGLRTDRKTVWRSDLFTLIQAYGQVKARTAPRIYHVANRPVMTLDSALERVSAMLGVTLEWMEIRDFLPPHASPELKRSALASSFVAALELAKRGRAELEQEGAFAPLRIRRLKDAAGQGLGA
- the argS gene encoding arginine--tRNA ligase; the encoded protein is MTQTLYAAYAALIETVLTELVAEGVLPAGTSFANVTLEPPRDASHGDLATNAAMVLAKGAGMNPRALAEAITAKLAAHPGITSAEIAGPGFINLRLAPEAWLAELRAIAQLGADYGRSQMGGGTTVNVEYVSANPTGPMHMGHCRGAVVGDALAGLLEFAGHKVIKEYYVNDAGAQVDVLARSVHLRYLEALGEEITIPEGLYPGEYLKPVGQALAAEFGDQYAAAPEAEWLIAFRTRAVAAMMDMIRADLATLGIRHDLFSSEAELQASGKVDAAEAWLRAHDLVYDGVLEAPKGKAPPEDWEPVELPLFRSTRFGDDQDRPIKKSNGAWTYFGADLAYHFQKAQTADALVDIWGADHAGTVKRIKAAVAALTSADGAAPKPFEVKLVQMVQLMKGGQPFKMSKRAGNFVTLADVVEMVGKDVVRFTMLTRKPDAQMDFDFDKVVEASKDNPVFYVQYAHARIRSTLRKAADLGLPPSDADLARLGAEELALVARAAQFPREIEAAARAREPHRIAFYLYDLAADLHSYWNLGNDRPEKRFIVEQDAGLTSARLFLAAAIGQVIKGGLGVLGVEAVESM
- a CDS encoding SPOR domain-containing protein → MIDAEYEELNDGADEAFGDQLDLADTDSLPWLESDEEDEDAGGLDMMQIAGFFTALVALLGAVVGGVWYFSNRAVEGNLVADGSVIEAPAGPIKERPDDPGGKEFAGTGNVAPVVGEGGSRPAVVAEKPVPAASAAATPSPAATRPVPAETPAPAALAGVGVQIAAYGTRARAEQGWSDITRRTDKLAGVKYRIVEGKVDIGTVYRLQAVAADRAAAERLCAALKADGLDCQVK
- the nagZ gene encoding beta-N-acetylhexosaminidase — its product is MIPAIFGLSGPQLTADERAFFREADPAGYILFGRNCENPAQLRALTDDLRAIHGRDRLLVSIDQEGGRVARLRPPHWAGYPCAEVFAKLYEIAPASAIEAARANATAMGLELSAMGITVDYHPPLDLRVPGAHDVIGDRAFGADPMQVAALGRAVLEGLAAGGVTGCIKHMPGHGRTDVDTHKALPTVTASAAELEDDLAPFRTLNQALVGMTGHLVFTAWDDENPATLSETVIRDVIRGAIGFDGLLLTDDIDMEALGGSIPERSVRAQAAGCDIILNCWAKMDDMAGICEVLTPMSEATAARLDRALAGTRIAPAIDPQAPELLTKRDALLALAEAAA